DNA sequence from the Moorena sp. SIOASIH genome:
TCGTCTACGTCTCGATGTAAAGTGATACGGTCTTCAATAGATAATCGTACTCCATTGTCCCCTGCTCTGATATTTTGACGGTAGCCCCTCAGGGATTGACCACCGCCAAGCAAAAATTGTTGGGGAGGCAATAGGCTATTGGGGGTAAGCTGAACCTCGGTTCCCATAATTAAGAAATTATCCTCTGAGAGAATCTGCAACCGCTGTACTTGGCCTAGCCAGCGAAAAAAGCGTCCATCAGGTATAGGATCGGGGTTGATAGTGGCATCAAACCAGCCAGTTCCGAGACTCAAAAGCGATCGCAAAAACCAAGTTCCCTCCAAATCCCGACGTAGATACTCTTGTTCAAACTTAATCACGCTCAGGGTAGTCGAGCCATCTTGATCTGGACCAAAGCCAAACCCAAGAGGCTCATCACCCAAAAAAGTCTGACCATCTCTGTAACTGAACCCTAGAGACAGAGCAAATTCTTCCCGAGGTGTGCGGTACAACGGCTGACGAAATCGAATTTCATACAGCTCAGATTCTCCCTCAATATCAAAAACATTGAATGGTGATTGAGTTACCTGATTACGGTCGATCACTGTTCGCAGTTCTAAGGTACCATTTCGGGGATTGAGGGGAAAGCGATAGCCAAAATCAAAAATATTAGACCCGCCAGTGGTCGAACGACGATAAGTGAAGGAAATTTCATCCCCATTGCCAGTTAGGTTGAGATGGCGAAGATTAAAGCTCATTCGTTCAGAACCAATACTAGGAGGTGAGTAGTTATCAACCCCTACACTTCCTTCAAACGGATTAGCTTCCACAACACGAACAATCAGAATGCTCTGTCCCACTTTTGTGCCTTTGCGCAGGCTGGCTTCTATACTTTCCAACTTTGGGTCAAGCCGTAACAATCGTAATTGGTTTTCCAAATCAGTAGTATTGAATGGTGTTCCAGTCCCCAACTGGACACGGCTGCGGATATAGTTGGGATTGAGGCGACGTGTTCCTTCAACTTCGATCTTTTCTATACCCCCTTCTATGACACGAATTGTAACAATGCCCTTGGTAATGTCAATGGTTTGCTCGGCCAGAATTGCTCTAGTGTTAATATAGCCCTGCTTGAGGTAAAAAGTGGTAATATCATCCGCGACTTCTCTTAGTTGTTCAATAGTCAGGGAGCGTCCTATATAGGGTTGTATGATCTGCTGAAACTGCTCTAGTGAAAAGATGGTGCTGCCAATGATTTCAATTTTCTCAACTTGAATGGTTTTAGAGTCAAAAGCAGTTAGTCTAGCAGGTGTAGTGGGTTTAGTCTCTAGTAGAACTAGTCCTTCTGAATCTGATAATATGGGTCCTAATAGTTCACCTATCTGATTTTGATAATTTCCATCAACCAATTTTACTGACTCCTGAGCGGTTTTATTCTCCTGCTGGTTAAGCAGAAGGTTACTTGCTCTTAGAGATCTATGATTGCTTGGCAAAGAAGTTAGGGTTACTGCTAGGGCATCATTACAACTGGTACAGGCAATTATTAAATACAACGGTGTAAATTTATTTGATATGAATTTATTTAAGAAATACTTTATAAGCACAATTTGAATTAACATCTGATGCCAAAGCAATCCGATCTTCGAGCGCATCGGGTTTTTTATTCTCCTTGGGTGGGGATATCTAGGGATTTTGGGTGACAACGAATGGTTCAAACGTAAACGCCACTAAAAAGCCTAACCCTGATTAGTTCAAAAATTCCAAAAAACTATCACCATCGTCTCTCGCAGTTATAGCTTATATCAAATTCGTTTAATTACCCATAATCAAAATCTCTACCCTGTCTGACCGTGTGGTGGTTTTTCCGGTGTCAGTCTAGCCCGTGGGTATTCATACCGAGTTGCATTCAAAGATAGGGAGATAGGGAGATAGGGAGATTGGGAGATTGGGAGATTGGGAGATTGGGAGATTGGGAGATGGGCAAATTGGCGGAAGAGAAAGTTGTACGTTTGACCGCAACTTGGTATCAAGCAGACTTGAGATGAGTTGTTATTCTCTTCAAACCACTTGCGATCATAACCAATTAATCACACTTGAGGTGCGACCCGTGGCGAATTTAATAATTAGATGCGGAAAGCGCACCTAACTAGTTTGAGCTTCGCGGCTTAAGAGGGATGGGAAAAGGCAAGTTTTGTCAAATTCTTGGGTTGACTAGAACCAGGGAACTGACTCCTATTTTCCCCAAATCCTTTCAGGCCACAACCCACACCCGGTCTAGTTTTTACCCTGATTGTCACCCCCTCAGGTGCGACCCGTGGCGAATTTAATTCTTAATAGGTCAAGCGCACCTATTGAATCTTGGCAAAAAAATCCCCCGGCTAGTGTCGGGGAAACTCCTTAGAAGTATGAAGTGTGAATTCTCAGGTTATTATAGGCCAATGCTGCTTCTTGAACTATATACCAATAGTTAGTATCTAGCTATAGTGACATAAACAAGCAATTAACATCACAATGATGGCAGGAATTGGATGATGGCAGGACTTGGTCGTGCAACGAGAGCCAAATAGTTTTTGCCATACCAATGGTATCGTACCATAGAAGCTGACGCTTCGCGATGTAAAAGCTGGTTTGGCTTACCCCACCCAACTTATAAAGTATGGGTGTAAATTATGGGTGGGGACTGCACTCACAAATTTTCTTCAACTGAACACGAGATCAGTATGGCATGATGGCTTCTCGCGGATTAACTTCATATGGATTGAGCGAGTTTCCTTGCCATCCACTGACACTGCCATGATTGGGTAGTCAATCACACCATCCTGGAAAGACATCTGGAAGCTGAAGGTACCGTCTGGGTTAATCTTGATCGGACGTCCATCAATAGTAAGGGAAGCACGAGGATCAGTGGTACCATGGATAATTAGCTCAGCATCTACGACTAAGGACAATTCCGGAGAACGAGCGGGGGGAGCAGAAGCATTGAAACCAGCTCCCGACATATTTGGAGAAACCCACTTACCAATACCCGAAGGGAAAGCATTGGAACTTATTACTGACCTTGGTAGTTGCTGCATAGAACTATAAAGAGAACCAGCTACTCCCTCAGCTTCCACAGATTGAGTCATGCCAAAGATTTCCCCATAGATAGGTAGATCAGGAATTTCCGAGCTACTCCCATTAGCTGTCTGGCTAGGCGGCACAAGTTTTAGGACAGTCTTACCCTGTAGATTATCATCCCAGTTGACCGTGACGAATTGGTCTTCCATCCATTTAGAGGGATAGGCAGGGGGAACATGGATAGGTGCTGAACGGGCCAGAACTAGCCATTGACCATCTTCACAGCGATAACCAATCTCAACTAAATAGTCGCGATCGCTAACTGGCATGGGTAGATACCATTCTCGCGCTAGCTCATCACAGGCATATTCTTGGATACTATGGGGACTTTGATAATCCAGTTTGATTGCGGTAACATCATAGAGCCTTAGAGCGAGTTGTTGACCTCCCTGAGAGCGCAGTTCTTGTTTATGTTCATACGGAATCTCCCAATAGGCATAAGACCAATGTGGATCACGAGGCATTAGGACAATCCGGCTTTCACCATAACCTTCTGGTAGCTCTGCTAATCCCTCATCAACAGAAACTAGAGTATCACTAGTCGGCTCTTCTTGAGCTAATTCAAACTTGGTTGATTCCACATTCCGTTGTGCCTCAATTATCGGCGATGGAGTGGTAGACCTTTTGTGACGTTCTATTGCTTGAATTTCCGCCAATAAGCGTGCCTTACGCATTCTACTGTATCGAGATATACCATATTCACTTGCGACTCTACGTAATTGCCGTAGAGTCATTTCTTCTAGGGGAGTTCCTTCTTTTGCCATGATTTATGTTCTATACGTTGTTAGGTTGCCTGATAGATTACTGATGTCAATCTTGAGGTGCGACCCGTGGCGAATTTAATTCTTAATACGGAAAGCGCACCTAATTAAAAAAAGTTTTGGTTGCTATGAAACTTACCATTAGGTCAAACCTGACTAAAGTTTTTATCCTTCTTGATTCCCAGACTTTAATGGAAATTGCCCGTCTACCCTTGGGACAGTTCAGTGATTTTTTATACCAACAATATGCTCAAGTCAGCCATCGATAATTTGGTGAAATACTAACAAACCAGCATTTTTATGGGATCCTCTGAGCAACTATATATAACAAGGAATTTTTTGGTCAGGTCAAGGGGTAAATCAGCCTATTTTCGGTAAATTCACGCATTTACCAGAAAATCTGGACTCAAAATGTCATGAGATTATCACATCACTCCTCAGGTGGGACCCGAACGCGCCCCGCGTCGGCTTTGCCGAAAGGCACGATCCAAGGCCGTGAGCAATCCCTCACGGCCTTGGAGGCGCGCACCTTGAGGGAATTTAATTCTTAATAGGTCAAGCGCACCTAAGGACTCAGTCATCAATATTATCAAGTTAGGCACCATCAGTAATCCGTCCCCAAGAAGGATGAAGCTCTGATCTACTTATCCTTGACACTTTTCATTAATCATTTATCTCTGAGCCTTAATCAGGATAAGCAAGACTATTTGGCTGCTTTCCTCAAAGGTGAGCGAAGCGTGGCAAGGCAAAGCTAATCGCATCATCAATCATTAACAGGAATAATCATTACTTTTCCCTTTTCTTTTCGACAGGAATTGACTGGTCAGATATGTTTTTAGTTATCTTACCATCCAACCCTTAATTAACCACTGACCCCCTTGGCGTACTAAGTTATACTTGACTCTTAAGTTGTCATTACTCGAAGCTGCCGGACTCAGCATACCATCTTGATATACCTTTGCTTGCTCCTTGACCGCAGCATCTATCACAGCTTGATTAGGATTCGATTTGCTAGTCTCAACTGAGTTAATTTTGACGGTGTGCTTGTAGATCCGGTAAGAGTTATTGTTTTTAGCCGCTTTAGCACTTTTTCGCCATACAGACAGAGCTGGCTCAGCTAAGATTTTACTAAGTTGCCCTACCTGATGTTTTGGTCCAAAGGCAAGTTTCTTAGTGTTTAGCCAGGTTTCGATGACTTGCTGAGCCGTTTCTTGATTTATAGGACCACTTGGAGCGATCAGCCCACTGCCGCTCGGAGGAATCGGGACTGGAGGTTGGTCAAGCTGCACAAAAGGTTGTTCTCCCTCTAAGGGTGGTGTTGAAAAACTTTTGAGAGCTTTATTGAGCAAAATCAGCAGGATGCCCAGTCCTAGCAAACCTAAAAGACTCAGGAAAATCAGACGTCTTAGTTTAGCCGGTGGTTTGAATCGCTCTGGTGAAGGTTCCATAGGATCAGGGGATGAATGATTCAGACTGCTCCGCTGACTTGAGGAGTCTTTGACCAAAGAACCGCCTCTAGACCACCCAGGTGAGGCGGTTGAATTTTGACTATCCAGGGTTTTGCCTGACTTGCCCCCACCCAGAAAACTACCTAAGGATTGACGCCTACGACGCCGTCCATGACTCCGCAAACCTGTCGTTTTTGACTCTAAGTCCTGATCAGTTTGTGCTTCTGAGCCATTTGATGAGTGGGACATCCCTTGAGCTGTAGGCAAAGTTGATACCCCATTAGTGGTGAAGCGATCGCTATTGACCCTGCTTTGACTAACACCGTTCGCCAATGCCTCACCTGGCCACCTTGACCCCACCGTTACTGGTTCTGCCCTTGTCGGTGAGCCTTGGCCATTGCTGAATCTCTCTTGCCCCAGGATGCTTTTAGAAGAGCCTACCGTTGCATAGGTGGTTGTTTGGGAAGGTACAACCGTCCACTGATTGCTAGTTTCCTCAGATGAATCTGGTAAATTTTCTAGATAGGCTTGTACTTGATCATCAGCAAAGTATTCCTTCAAAGAGACCTTTTGATTCGCCAAATCCCGGAAGTGGGGAAATACAGATTCTTGTAGCCAACGCTCTCCGTAGAGGCATAATCCTGGCAATAAGTCTGGGGAATTTTGAGAATGTTCCCGAATGAAAGCTAGAGGTTCGTATTCCTGGCTCAGTTCCAAGGCACGACTGGCTTCTTCCGTTTGGCCCAGAAGCAGAGCACAAACCCCTTGTTCTAGGTGAACATCCTGCCGCTTACCCAAACGCATCAGCATTTTCTTGGCACGAGCAATCAAAGCGGGTTGTCTGTGGGCAAATCCCCTTGCTAGTAAGGCGTAAACAGCTAGGTATGTAGCCACTGCTGAAGGGCGTCGTGCTTCAGCTTCAAATAAGGTTTGCTGTTGGTTGGAGGTAAGATAGCCTCGCAACTGTTGGATAAAACGGAGAAAGTCATCAATCCCTAAACCAGATTGGTCATTACCAGTGCCATCGATACCTCGACGCTCCTGTAACATTTCTTGGAGCAACCGCAAGCCTTTGCGCCGCTCAATGGCTTTTTCTTCTGGCAGGGCTAATAATTCTAAAATGCGATAAGGGCGAAGTTTATAGAGGTCTGCCTGGATTTCTCCTCTAACACTCGGAAATAAGCCTTCTTGTAGAAGTAATTGTTGTCCAGTTTCTAGGGACATAGCTGCGTTTTCATACTCCGCTTGCTGCCATTGCTCTCGACCTAGCTCTAAGCAAGCAATAGCTAAGGTCAAAACCACGTCGGGTTGAACAAGTTGGGGATCCCCCAATTTCCCCTGACTTAATCCAAAGCTGTCACCTTTTTCCAGTAACGGTTGCGCTAACTTTAGAACCAGTTCGTATTCCCCAAGTTCTTGAAGAATCAGTAAGCTTCCGAGTAATTGGTCGTTATCAATTTCAATCGTAGGAGTGTGAGCTTCGACGGTTTCACCTGTTACTGTTTGATTAGTACCAGGAGCACCCGCCACTGATGGGTGTTGCTCTTGGAGTTGATAAGCTTTAGCAATCAAGCCAGCATCGTACTCCTCTCTTGTTTCGGGGTCACTCAAAACCCCGTAGGCTTTTTCAAGGAGTGTTTTACGAGAGGCTATTGCTGCTTCCGAATATTCTCGGCGCGGTAGTTGTAAGGTACGATCACGATAGGCTTGGCTGAGCTGTTGGGCTGTAGCCTGAATCGGCAATCCTAATATGCGGTAGTAATCGAGCGGAATGCGCACGGTTCACTTCCCCAGCTTTTCGAGCAACTGAATGAGTTGATGATAGCCCATATCGTACTCCCTAAACTGGCTATAGCTATTTATCTGTGACTTTAAAAGACACAGTATCGCAGCTAACCGGTTTTGTCGAGTCCCTAAACACTATATATTTTAGCAACTAGGGTGGATCATCTCTTTTAATTAACTTTACTTAAACTAAACAGTATTGGTTGTCAAGCAGTAGTGTGATTTTAACTAAGCGTCAACCTGACCTAACTATTCGCTGCAGGCTTGACCTAGAAGAGAAATCCTGGAAGATAAACCCTGTAGGCTTGAGTGAAACTTTATAATAGCTTTGCTTAAATTGCCTAAACAAGTAGTTTGGCGAAATGCCAGTATAGTGTTGGGACAAGTATAGGACAAATTAATGGCTCAGGAAAGAACTTTACCTAAAGTAGAGGATTATAGCCCCATTACCAGCGCAGAAGGATTACTCCTTTATGAGGATATGATTCTCGGGCGCTTTTTTGAGGACAAATGTGCTGAAATGTACTATCGGGGCAAAATGTTTGGTTTTGTCCACCTCTACAACGGTCAAGAGGCAGTGTCAACAGGAGTCATCAAGGCGTTGCGTATAGGTGAAGACTTTGTTAGTAGCACCTATCGTGACCACGTCCATGCCTTAAGTGCAGGAGTGCCAGCACGGGAAGTGATGGCAGAGTTATTTGGCAAAGCCACAGGCTGTAGTAAGGGACGCGGTGGTTCAATGCATATGTTTTCACAAGAACATAATCTCCTAGGAGGTTATGCCTTTGTAGCTGAGGGAATTCCTGTTGCCACCGGTAGTGCTTTCCAAAGTAAATACCGTCGCGAAGCCTTGGGGGATGAGAGTGCTGATCAAGTCACCGTTTGCTTTTTTGGTGATGGAGCTTGCAATAATGGTCAGTTCTTTGAATGTTTGAATATGGCAGCCCTTTGGAAACTGCCTGTTATCTATGTGGTGGAAAACAACAAGTGGGCAATTGGGATGGCTCATGAACGGGCAACATCCCAGCCAGAAATTTACAAAAAAGCCAGTGTATTCGGTATGGCTGGAGTAGAAGTCGATGGGATGGATGTAATGGCCGTCAGAACTGTTGCCCAAGAAGCGATCGCTCGGGCACGTGCAGGAGAAGGACCAACCCTAATTGAAGCCCTGACCTACCGCTTCCGAGGTCACTCTCTGGCTGATCCCGATGAACTCCGCTCCAAAGAAGAGAAGGAATTCTGGTTAACTCGCGATCCCATTAAAAAGATGGCAAGTTACCTGACAGAAAATAATCTAGCTACTGCCGAAGAACTCAAAGCCATTGAGAGCAAAATCCAGGAAGTCATTAATGATGGAGTTGAGTTTGCCCAAGCCAGTCCTGAACCTGACCCTAGCGAACTACATCGCTATGTTTTTGCTGAGGATTAGTTAACTGAAGTATTAAATACTTCACACTTTCTTAGTCACGGTCTCAATCCTAGGAGTGCCATCGGCTTGTACCCAGGCAATGTAGGTGATACCGTGACCCAGGGCGTATTCTCTAATTTGTGCTGGTGAGCGTCCCCCTAAATCCATCTCTACCCTGACCAAATGCTCAGAATCTCTAAGTTTCTGGGCATAGGTAAAAGCCACTGCCTCAGCCTCGGTAAATTCTGGCACCACTAACCAATCACTAACTGGTGTCTGGGTGGGTAATTGATTACTCGACAGTAAGACATAATGAAGGTCTTCTAGGTTGAGGCAAAAACCAATTCCAGGGTAGGCTTCTCCTTGAGGATGATATAGACTCAGCAATTGATCGTACCGCCCTCCCTGACCTAAAACTCGGCTAGAGCCCTCGCTACTACTGACTACTTCAAAGACAATACCAGTGTAATAGTCAAAGGTTTGTACTAAGGTCAGGTCGAGAACGATCGGTAAGGGGCTAGGGGAACTACTATTTAAAAGTTCCACCAGGGATTTGAGATTGGTCACAATCTCGTGTTCCGATGAGTCTAAATCCAAGCTAGAAACCTTTTGCAAAACATCAGCCGGGTCTCCCCTCAGGTCAAAGATAAACAATGCCCGCTCTCGTAATTCTGGGGATAGGGGTAACGTTTCTAGGGTAACCCGGTCAAGATAGGCAATGGCTTGACGAACCTTTTCTTGCATAGGTTTGGGGAAGGGAGACAAAAGCGATCGCGTTAGCCGAGCTTCCCCCAAAATCAGGTGCCACTGCTGCAACCCTAAATTATTAAGACAATCGGCTAGCAACAGAAGAATTTCCCCATCTGCCAACAGCCCACCAACTCCCAATAATTCTACCCCCGACTGGTAAAACTCTAGTTGACGTCCGTGGTTACCTATAGTTGGTCGTCGAAATACATTGGCATTGTAATAGAGTCGCTGGGGTAAGGATAGGCAGGCTTCATTATTACTGCCAGCAATACGAGTTACCATTGCTCTCGCTATGGATGCCGTTAATTCTGGACGCAGCCCCAGGGTTCCTTCCTCAGCATCGTGCAACTGGATGACCGTGGAACGTTCGACAGCTCCTCCTGCCATCAGAGTATCCAACCATTCTAGGGTTGATGTGATAATCCGGTGATAACTCCAGCGGTGAAATACTTGCTGTAAGTGGTTAGCAATCCAGCGTTTTTGGGTAACTTCTAGGGGGAGTAAATCCCTTGCCCCTGGGGGTGGTTGATGAATCATTACTTTTTCTTTCCACCAAATAAACCACCAAATAAGCCACCACCATTAGATTTATTCGACGGTTTCCCTTTAGCTGCTTCAGGGGAAACCTTTGGCTGGCTACCGCCACTTTTGGGGACTAATTCATTGAGAACCTGTTTTGCCTTCAATGCTCTGTCGTTCTGAGGGTTCAATTGCAAAGCCTTATTAATGTGTACTTTAGCCATTGTCGCCTTATTTTGCTTCAAATAAGCAATTCCCAATAAACTATGGCAGTCGCTATTGTTTTGGTCCAACTTGAGAGCTTCTCGCAACTCCAGAACTGCCGCAGCAAAATTGTTCTTCACCAAATATCCTTCAGCACGCCGGATATAGCTATCCACTCGTGATACTCCCTTAGGCCCAACCGACCCTCCCTGTGATGTGGCACCGGTAGTAGTCTGACTATTTTGCTGGGTCACACCAGTTGCTTGAGTTTTCACAGGGGTTGATACAGGAGTTTTTACCGTTTCGCCCTTACCACTTTTACACATCAAATAAACTAGGTTAAGTTCACTGATTTCGGCAATTTTTGCCAAGGCTTGGTCAAGGGCTTGGTATTGCTCTGATGCTAGGTGGTCAACTGAGGTTCTGTAAAGATTATCTAAATTTGCCCCTGCTTGTAATAATTGCTTAGCCGTTGCGCTAGCCAGGGAAATTTTATCTCCTTGAGCCCCTAACCGCTTACTCAAGTGGCTTAGACTAGCAGCATAGTCACGATGACCTCGAGAGAGCTGTTCATAGGCGGGATTGACCAGTCGTGTTAACAGCAGATTTGCTTTATTTTTTTCGGCTTCGGTACTGGCTTTACAACTGTCGGGATGCAAACGTCTAGCAATTTGAAGGTACCGTTGACGGACTGCCTTAACATCCGCATCAACTGGAATTCCTAAAACTGCGTGGTAGTCAGTGAAATCAAGCTTGAAGAGTCCGTATTCAATTTTCAAAGACATAGGCAACTGTTCCATCTCAACTGCTGCAAGGCTCGTTTCTAGTATCTCTTAGATTGCCTAAACTGGGTTTGTTTAGCCAATAAAAAGCAGCTGCTTCGTTGAAGAAGCAGCTGTAACTATCTTTAGGTGCGACGTGGCGAATTTAATTCTTAATGGTAAGAGCGCACCTATAGTCCAATTAGGGTGCTTTAATTCATTCCGTAGGCTTTAGTAATCAAAATCGCCACCCATACCAGCACCAGCAGCAGCATTTTCCTTAGGCTCAGGCTTGTCTACCACAATACACTCAGTGGTCAACACCATACCTGCGATGGAAGCGGCATTTTGGAGAGCAGAACGAGTTACCTTAGCCGGGTCAACAATACCAGCTTCAAACATATCTACAAACTCACCATTGGAAGCATTGTAGCCGACGTTAAATTCTTTTTCTTTAACTCGCTCAGCGATCACCGCTCCATTCTGACCAGCGTTCTGGGCAATTCGCTTCAGAGGTGAAGACAAGGCACGAGAAACAATCATAGCACCGGTAAGTTCTTCAGCCTTCAGGTTCTCGTTTGCCCAAGTTTCTAGGTCAGGAGTCAGGTGAGCTAGAGTTGTCCCACCACCAGGGACAATACCTTCTTCCACAGCTGCCTTGGTAGCGTTGATGGCATCTTCCAGACGCAGCTTGCGGTCTTTCATTTCCGTTTCTGTCGCAGCACCCACTTTAATCACAGCGACACCACCAGCCAGCTTAGCTAACCGCTCTTGCAGTTTTTCTTTGTCGTAGGAAGAATCCGTTTCGTCCATCTGACGGCGGATTTGGTCACAACGACCCTTCACTGAATTTTCGTTCCCTTCAGCAACGATAGTGGTGTTGTCCTTAGTTATGGTCACACGACGGGATTTACCCAGCATTTCCAGCTTAGCGTTTTCAAGCTTTAGACCTGCATCTTCGGTGATTACTTGTGCACCAGTTAGGGTAGCAATGTCTTCCAACATAGCCTTACGGCGATCGCCAAAGCCAGGAGCCTTCACAGCTGCCACATTCAAAACACCCCTTAGGCGATTGACCACCAAGGTTGCCAGGGCTTCTTTCTCAATGTCCTCAGCAATAATCAGCAACGGCTTGCCAGAACGAGCCACTTGCTCAAGTACTGGCACCAGGTCTTGTACCAGGGTGATTTTCTTGTCAGTGAGCAGGAGGTGAGGTTCTTCTAGAACTGCTTCCATCCGCTCAGTATCAGTAGCAAAGTAGGGAGAGATATAGCCTTTGTCAAAGCGCATCCCTTCGGTAATTTCTAGTTCAGTGGTCATAGACTTCCCTTCTTCAAGGGAAATCACGCCCTCTTTGCCCACTTTGTCCATTGCGTCAGCAATCATCTGACCAACGGTCTCATCGTTACCCGCAGAGATCGAACCAACTTGGGCAACGGCTTTAGAGTCTTCTACTGAACGGGCATGTTCAGCAATCTTGTCCACCAGAAACGCAGTAGCTTTATCAATACCCCGCTTCAACGCGATGGGGTTAGCACCGGCAGCCACGTTGCGCAAGCCTT
Encoded proteins:
- the groL gene encoding chaperonin GroEL (60 kDa chaperone family; promotes refolding of misfolded polypeptides especially under stressful conditions; forms two stacked rings of heptamers to form a barrel-shaped 14mer; ends can be capped by GroES; misfolded proteins enter the barrel where they are refolded when GroES binds), which encodes MAKRIIYNENARRALEKGMDTLTEAVAVTLGPKGRNVVLEKKFGAPQIVNDGVTIAKEIELEDHIENTGVSLIRQAASKTNDAAGDGTTTATVLAHAVVKEGLRNVAAGANPIALKRGIDKATAFLVDKIAEHARSVEDSKAVAQVGSISAGNDETVGQMIADAMDKVGKEGVISLEEGKSMTTELEITEGMRFDKGYISPYFATDTERMEAVLEEPHLLLTDKKITLVQDLVPVLEQVARSGKPLLIIAEDIEKEALATLVVNRLRGVLNVAAVKAPGFGDRRKAMLEDIATLTGAQVITEDAGLKLENAKLEMLGKSRRVTITKDNTTIVAEGNENSVKGRCDQIRRQMDETDSSYDKEKLQERLAKLAGGVAVIKVGAATETEMKDRKLRLEDAINATKAAVEEGIVPGGGTTLAHLTPDLETWANENLKAEELTGAMIVSRALSSPLKRIAQNAGQNGAVIAERVKEKEFNVGYNASNGEFVDMFEAGIVDPAKVTRSALQNAASIAGMVLTTECIVVDKPEPKENAAAGAGMGGDFDY